From Chloroflexota bacterium, the proteins below share one genomic window:
- the pdxS gene encoding pyridoxal 5'-phosphate synthase lyase subunit PdxS, with protein sequence METGTWKVKTGLAQMLKGGVIMDVVSSEHAKIAEEAGACAVMALERVPADIRAAGGVARMADPTIIEAIMKAVSIPVMAKCRIGHFVEAQVLEALGVDYLDESEVLTPADESHHIWKHDFKVPFVCGCRNLGEALRRIGEGAAMIRTKGEAGTGNVVEAVRHMRAVMDGIRELQNTPQEELMSKAKEMGAPFELVVEIHKTGKLPVVNFAAGGVATPADAALMMQLGADGVFIGSGIFKSSNPSARAQAVVKATTHYNDPQIVAEVSKNLGEAMPGLDIKQIPEKELLAPRGW encoded by the coding sequence ATGGAAACGGGAACATGGAAGGTAAAAACCGGACTGGCCCAGATGCTCAAGGGCGGGGTGATTATGGATGTGGTCAGCTCGGAGCATGCCAAGATAGCTGAGGAGGCTGGTGCCTGTGCTGTGATGGCCCTGGAGAGGGTGCCGGCGGATATCCGCGCCGCGGGCGGCGTGGCCAGAATGGCCGACCCGACGATAATCGAGGCCATTATGAAGGCGGTTTCCATACCGGTGATGGCCAAATGCCGCATCGGGCACTTCGTCGAGGCGCAGGTGCTGGAAGCGCTGGGCGTGGACTACCTCGACGAATCGGAAGTGCTCACCCCGGCCGATGAGAGCCACCATATCTGGAAGCACGACTTCAAGGTCCCCTTTGTCTGCGGCTGCCGCAACCTTGGAGAAGCCCTGCGCCGCATCGGTGAAGGAGCAGCGATGATACGGACCAAGGGTGAAGCCGGCACTGGCAACGTTGTGGAGGCGGTGAGGCACATGCGCGCCGTGATGGATGGTATCCGCGAACTGCAAAATACGCCGCAGGAAGAACTGATGTCCAAGGCCAAGGAGATGGGGGCACCGTTTGAACTAGTAGTTGAGATACACAAGACCGGGAAACTGCCTGTAGTCAACTTCGCCGCGGGTGGCGTGGCCACGCCGGCGGATGCGGCGCTGATGATGCAGCTTGGCGCGGACGGCGTCTTCATTGGCTCCGGCATTTTCAAGTCGTCCAATCCTTCAGCGCGGGCGCAGGCGGTTGTCAAAGCCACCACGCACTACAACGACCCGCAGATTGTCGCCGAGGTCTCCAAGAATCTGGGCGAAGCGATGCCCGGACTGGACATCAAACAGATTCCGGAAAAGGAACTACTGGCACCGAGAGGTTGGTAG
- the pdxT gene encoding pyridoxal 5'-phosphate synthase glutaminase subunit PdxT: MKIGVLASQGAFIEHIEKLKQLGVEAMPVRLPEELEGLDGLIIPGGESTSIGRLIRDYKLTQAIRDKVKNGMPVFGTCAGMILMAKKSSDANFESLGLMDITVRRNAFGRQLESFETELNVPVLGEKPFPGVFIRAPLIEQVNGNAEVLAKLADGTIVAVREGKMLALAFHPELTDDPRFHQYFLELVSG; encoded by the coding sequence ATGAAGATTGGCGTCCTTGCCTCGCAAGGAGCCTTTATCGAGCACATAGAGAAACTGAAGCAGCTGGGAGTTGAAGCTATGCCCGTCCGTTTGCCCGAAGAACTTGAGGGTCTGGACGGGCTAATTATTCCCGGCGGTGAGAGTACGTCCATCGGGCGGCTGATACGGGACTACAAGCTCACGCAGGCGATTCGGGACAAAGTGAAGAATGGGATGCCCGTATTCGGTACCTGCGCCGGCATGATTCTTATGGCCAAGAAAAGCAGCGACGCGAACTTCGAGTCGCTGGGATTAATGGATATTACGGTCAGGCGCAATGCCTTTGGCCGGCAGCTGGAAAGCTTTGAGACCGAACTCAATGTGCCGGTGCTGGGTGAAAAACCGTTTCCCGGCGTTTTCATCCGCGCTCCGCTGATTGAACAGGTCAACGGGAATGCGGAGGTACTGGCGAAACTGGCCGACGGTACCATCGTGGCGGTACGTGAAGGCAAAATGCTGGCGCTGGCCTTTCATCCCGAGCTGACGGATGACCCGCGGTTTCATCAATATTTTCTGGAGCTCGTGTCCGGATGA